Sequence from the Stenotrophomonas sp. 364 genome:
GCAACTGGCTCCGCCACTGGCTGTCCAGGCTGCGCACGAAGGCCGGATCGGGCGCGGCGTTGGCGATCTCCGCACGCAGCCCCGCCAACGCGTCACGGCGGACGGCCGCGTCGGTACTGAAACCGGGGCGACGTTGCAGTTCCTGCAGGCGCTGGGGAACGCGCAGCCGCTGCATCATCGCCTGGTAGTGGGCGAACGGGATGCAGAAGCCGTCGGGCACGCGCGCGGCGGGTGGCAGCGCGGCTTTCAGCGTGCCCAGGTTGGCCGCCTTCACCCCGCAATGGCCGCTGTCGCGGGCGCGCAGCGCGGCCAGCGGCTTGAGCGCGACCACGCTCAGGTCCGGGCGTGGCAGGTTGCGCACCGTGGGGCGCGCCGCCGCGGCCGACGGCGTGCGTGCCGGGCGCGTCAGGCGGGTGACCTGGTAGTTGTTGTGGGTGACCTCCAGGGCGACCCACTGGCCGTCGTACGGGCGCAGGGCCGCCTGGGCATCGCGCAGGTAGAGGTTGGGAATGCCCCAGCCCTTGGCCAGCAGGTTCACGTGTGACAGCAGGGTGGAGGGACGCTGGGTGACCAGGCCGGCCACCGGTGCCAGCGCGATGGGCACCTCATCCAGCACCGGGATGTCGCCCGGCGACAGCGTGCGCAGCTGTGCCTCCGAGCGCACGATGCGCAGCCGCCCCTCGGCACGGCCGGTGTTCAACGGCAGGAAGCGCTGCTCACGCAGCAGCGCCTCCTGGCTGATGTAGGGCAGCCCCATGCGGGTGGCCAGCTGCTCGTGCTGGGTGGAGTTGGTCTTGAAGCGGATCGGCTCGCGGAAGGAGGCGCGCACCACCGCGTCGGTCTCCCGCAGCAGGGGCGCGGTGAGTTTGTCGCCCTCCCAGAACTCGTAGGTATAGCCGGGCAGATCGCGCTGCCAGCTGAGCGTGCCGAACAGGAAGCGCCGCTCGGGGTCACGGTACTGCGCGTTGAGCGTGGCCTTGTCCAGGCTGCGCACCAGCCGCTGGCGGCGCACGAACTGCTCGTGCAGCGCAATGCGTGGGGTGTTGATGTAGTAGATGCGTGCGGCGTTCTGCCGGTCGATCACGAAGATCAGGTGCGGCATCTCCAGCGCGGTACCGGCGTTGTAGACGCGGGCGAGCTGCATGAACTGCGCGCGGTTGTCGATGCGCGACAGATAGTCCGGCCCTTCGCTGGGCGTTGCAGCGGCCTCGTTACCTGGCCGGTACTCGTAGGGTGATGGCTTGCGTGCGGTCTGCGCCAGCGCAGCTGAGGTGCAGCACAGCAGCAGCGCAAGCAGGGCCAACACGCGCGATGACCAGGCAAGGTGCGTACGGGATCGGTCCATGATGCCGGTGCAGGAGTTGAAGTGGATGGATCATAAGCCAGTCCGGCGGCGTTGGAGGATCGGGGGCAGGCAAGATCCGGCCTGCGTTGACGATCCGGGCGTCAGCGCAGCACACCCTCGGCATCCACCAGCTGCACGTCGTGCATCAGGTTGAGGTAAGCCTCGTAGTAGGGCTTGTGCGACGCGCCGACGATGGCCAGCAGGCGCATGCCGGGGGTCTGCCCGACCACGTCGCGGATGTTGGCGACCATGCGCAGGTTGCGGGTTTCCCAGTAGCCCACGTAGTTGCGGCCAAATGCCTGCGGCGAAGGCTCCACCAGCGCCGCACCGAAATCGCTGCGGTAGGTCTGCATCGCGCCTTCCGGTGCGTTGTAGGCGCGGTAGATCGCCAGCAGGCCGTCAGGTTGTGCCACGTTGGCGTACAGCGGAATGTCCGCATCGGCGCGGGCTTTCGAATACGGGTTGTCCCATGCCTTCGTGATCGCATCAGCCGCCGCCTTCTCCACCTCCTTGGGGGTGGGGGAATCGGCGGTGTGGTCATCCACCGCCCATACCCGTTCCAGTCCCAGCCGGGCGGCGAGCGTGGCGGCTACCAGCACGGACTCGTCGCGCCGCTGCAGGCGTTTGTCCAGGAAAGCCACCAGCGCGTCGGTCATACCGTCGGCGGCAATGCGTTGCTCGGCGGGCAGGCGCAGCCATTGCACCACCGCGGAGTTGCGCTCACCGGCGGCCAGCCATACCGCGGCCAGCCGTCGCCGCTGCGCCGCACTGGGGGTGGCGGGCCACTGGGCCAGCAGGCGCTCGGCCTCGGCGTTGGCGGCCGGTACGTCCAGGCCGGTTGCGGCCTGGGCCGGCCCGGTATCCACGCAGTAGCTGCTCACGCTGTCGGCATAGCGCGCGGGATTGCGGCGCATGTAGTCGCACTGCAGGCCGGACACGGCCTCCACCGCAATCGCCTCGGGCTTCCATGCGGCCAGACGCTCGAGCAGCGGTTCCAGCTGGGCCGGTGCGAAGGTCTCCGGCATGCCCGACAGGTGCGGCGAGCCCAGCACCAGCACCTCGTTGGGCCGGCCCGCCGGCGGCCCCTTCAGCTGATCGGGGTGGAAGGGGGGCTGGTACCCCGTCCCGGCGGCCAGCGCGCTGGCGCTGCACAGCCCAAGAATGAACATACCGCCGATGCGTCCGATCATGCTGCCTCCATGCAATGGCGGGTGCCTTGCCTGGATGCGATGCTGGTCCACCGCTCACGCAGTGGAAACCCCCGATGGTCATGGCAACCCTTTGGGCGTTTGCTGCATCGGCATCGGTCAGCTCCCCTGCCGCGCTTCCACCACCTCGCCGTCTTCCTTGGTGAAAGGACGCGTCATCGGCGGCAGGATCTCCAGCACGACCTCGGAGGGACGGCACAGCCGGGTGCCCAGCGCCGTCTGCACGAACGGCCGGTTGATCAGGATCGGATGCGCCAGCATCGCGTCCAGCAGTGCGTCGTCGCCGAGCGCGGGGTCGCCCAGCCCCAGCGCGTCATAGGGCGTGCCCTTCTGCCGGATGGCATCGCGAACCCCCAGGCCCGCCGCTGTGATCAGCTCGATCA
This genomic interval carries:
- a CDS encoding PEP/pyruvate-binding domain-containing protein, coding for MDRSRTHLAWSSRVLALLALLLCCTSAALAQTARKPSPYEYRPGNEAAATPSEGPDYLSRIDNRAQFMQLARVYNAGTALEMPHLIFVIDRQNAARIYYINTPRIALHEQFVRRQRLVRSLDKATLNAQYRDPERRFLFGTLSWQRDLPGYTYEFWEGDKLTAPLLRETDAVVRASFREPIRFKTNSTQHEQLATRMGLPYISQEALLREQRFLPLNTGRAEGRLRIVRSEAQLRTLSPGDIPVLDEVPIALAPVAGLVTQRPSTLLSHVNLLAKGWGIPNLYLRDAQAALRPYDGQWVALEVTHNNYQVTRLTRPARTPSAAAARPTVRNLPRPDLSVVALKPLAALRARDSGHCGVKAANLGTLKAALPPAARVPDGFCIPFAHYQAMMQRLRVPQRLQELQRRPGFSTDAAVRRDALAGLRAEIANAAPDPAFVRSLDSQWRSQLQGGAVFVRSSSNSEDLPGFSGAGLYTTVPNVTRTDDVAKAVQTVWGSVFNFEAYEARTAAGLRQDAVAMAVLVQRAAPSDSSGVMITRDPFDAARRHITYISAKRGLGIRVVEGKRQAEQVMYSTWSKAVQVLSRSAEDTQLVANAAGGVREVPITGSRQVLTDALIARLARVGASTKQALGGVDQDIEWAVVGDEVLILQSRPYVDGSAR
- a CDS encoding DUF5694 domain-containing protein, which gives rise to MIGRIGGMFILGLCSASALAAGTGYQPPFHPDQLKGPPAGRPNEVLVLGSPHLSGMPETFAPAQLEPLLERLAAWKPEAIAVEAVSGLQCDYMRRNPARYADSVSSYCVDTGPAQAATGLDVPAANAEAERLLAQWPATPSAAQRRRLAAVWLAAGERNSAVVQWLRLPAEQRIAADGMTDALVAFLDKRLQRRDESVLVAATLAARLGLERVWAVDDHTADSPTPKEVEKAAADAITKAWDNPYSKARADADIPLYANVAQPDGLLAIYRAYNAPEGAMQTYRSDFGAALVEPSPQAFGRNYVGYWETRNLRMVANIRDVVGQTPGMRLLAIVGASHKPYYEAYLNLMHDVQLVDAEGVLR
- the arsC gene encoding arsenate reductase (glutaredoxin) (This arsenate reductase requires both glutathione and glutaredoxin to convert arsenate to arsenite, after which the efflux transporter formed by ArsA and ArsB can extrude the arsenite from the cell, providing resistance.); protein product: MNAVIYHNPNCGTSRNTLAMLRHVGIEPEVIDYLAHPPSRARLIELITAAGLGVRDAIRQKGTPYDALGLGDPALGDDALLDAMLAHPILINRPFVQTALGTRLCRPSEVVLEILPPMTRPFTKEDGEVVEARQGS